TTTGGTACctcagaattttaaaagttacttACTCAGTGGGAGCCAAGGGATCGAATTCCATTATCTCATAGTAATGAGGTGACTGTGACTTGTTCTTTGATGTAGCTGAAGAATAAAGACAGGCAGACACAtccatatttaaataaaaatgaaaagcatgaTTACTTCATGTTTTTTTGTGTCTTCCTGAAAGTAGCACATTATCTGCCATGGATTCAGCTGCTTTACATGCTAAAATGGACAGATGTGTAACAGAATCCATAAGCAATGTGACTTTGTCAATGTTTGTTGCTGTCCCTAGTCACAGACAGCCATTATGTAAAGGCCTTAAgttctaaaaagaaaatgaaagaggagattTGCAGAATTTATTACCTGCTGGTGCTGGTCCATTTGATGGCACAGTCTGTACAGCCTGCAGACTTATTGGGTTCAGAGGCACTGGGCTTAAAAGAGTCGTCAACTAAGGACATCAATTGAAACAATGCATAAACAGATTGTTCTATGAGAACTAGTTTGACCTAACTTACATAATTGCTGATTTATCTTTAAACTCTCTGACTGCTGCAGGTAAAATTCCAAGGCCAACAGTTAGCAGCCCAATTAATCTTCATTCATCACACAACCTTCAAAGCAACATTTAGTGCTCTATAGCACATTTGTATAATTTACTTCTGTGTGATTTGTTCCAACACACAGATTCAAACATCTGCTTTTATTTGCAGTTTAAAATAAGGACTGTGCATGTTTGGGAgctccttttcatcttttctattTCATACTGCCTTCATAATATTATCTCAAAGTCCCTTCAGATTCTTTCCGTTCCTTCTGTCATGGGTGTTTCTCTGCAGCATGACATTTGTCCTACACTGTACTTGGGGTTTAAGTGATTTTTCGGTGGGCTATGTTTCTGTGGGGGCTttgaggtttttgggttttttttgtatgtttatttttaatatcttacTTGAGATAGAAAGTATCCCAGAGTAACATCATGGCAACAGGAGATCTTAGCTTGCTTTGCATAGCAACAAATTAAACACAAATAACAGAGCAAGTGTTTTCTGCAAATTCCCCTGGGATTGTGCTGGACCCAAGGCTCCCACATTAGAATCTGTGGCAGCCAAAGAGGAAAGTTAACCTAGTAACCAAGTAGAATACTCCCTGAGGTATGGAGAAGGGCCACAGAAGAGAACTTTGCATCACTCTTGGACAGCAGTGGGGATAAATCCAGAAGTTCTCATTTGACATGTACAAGACAAGAGTGATCATCCCAAACATGAGTATTACTCACATTGCTATATGTGCTCACATTGCTATATATGTGTCCAGCTGGGCTCCTTGAACTATTGTTTTGTGCTTCAGCTGCAAATCTAGGAGAGAGCAATACATTAAATATAAGTAAGAAACGATCAAAACTGTTTATTCTGATTGTTCCATTATTTTTTAGGCTGGCCTGTCTTTCCTGTGTGTCACAATCGAGAGCAGCATGGGCAGAGGGACCAGTGTCCCATGCACAGGAATTATAAGGACACCTCTCCTGTCCTGAACTCTTTTACTGACCTGTTTCATGTTTCTCACTTTCCATGCTGAAAGTCAGGTACATTTATATCTATTTATGACAAAACAGTGATGCAGGCAGAAGTGCACTTTGAACCCTCTCACACAATGTCTAGCACAGAGGAAATTTTCACTTGTTTTACTGGACTAATACGTAAAAGCAGTAAATATGTGTCCTCAGAGCTTCCTGTATTCACTAGATGAATTACAGAGCACTAATATCCCTGAGGATCTGTTACCCATTCCCATCCCTTGATGAGACACTACTCACGGGGATTGATGAACTTTTGTAGGAGTTGCTGAATCCAGCTGTGGGTAAATTGATGGATGAGGCCTGGTTTTATCTTCAGGGTGTGCAGATAGGCCATCTGAAATTCAAGGTGGTAATTTAAACATTATGATGCAAAAGTAGCTACTTGTACTTTGAACTCTAAAAGAGTAAAGGTTTTGTTTGGAAGGCCTATAAACAGTCTGAAATTAATTACTGTTTATCACATGAAAGGCAAAGTTCTAATGACTTTGAAAAGTCCTAGACCCAAGATATTTATCTCTATATTTAGAGCATCAGCAGAGCTCTACATGATAGATACCACTTACAACTTGTCACTATTTGTAAAGGATTAAAATGGAATTCTAGGGATTTATTCCCAGGGGGACATTCACACCTTTAGCTTCAGTATATGGAGTTCCCTAAAGTGGGTAAAGGAGGGGCTTCTGCAAACAGTAATTCTGGGTACCTGAAGCCAAATCTTTCTAACactcctgaaaaaactcctgtTTCTTCCTGCCAAGTCTACAGAACAAACAGCTACCAGAGTGTTTTACAGGCCTCACTGCAGAAAACAGAGCATGCTCTACTGCTCAAATCAatgcaaaaggggaaaaagattattgtaaaaaaattatAGGCAACCTCATAATACCTTACAGTTTTGTTCTTATGGACACATTCCAATTCTCCTTTcaaaaaaattcaaggaacatcctAAAAGAgtatctttgttttctttcttacaaGGAACTTCTTGATTCCTCCACTAAGCTCTTGTGGGTTTGTTTTAGGGAATCAGAGTGGGAGGGAAAGGAGCATTCACCACTTACTTCCTGGAGAAGACACTGCAGGGTCACTTTGCACCACTGCAGACACAGAAGATGGGGAATCTATGGAGAGGCCAAGCAGATCACCTGAGGGAGCAGATGGCTGTTTCCTGTATAGcttaacatttaaaaaagagtaaattatttagggtttttccccagaattttggttgtttttttttgttaaggaATTTGCATACTTTTAAACAAATTGCTGTTTTCACAAAAtataaacttttaaaatcttattATTAAAAACTGGGGAGTGTAAGAGAAGATCaagactctgtgtgtgtgaaatgTAGCTAAGGAAACAGAATATGCATTTCAGAAAAgataaatttcaaaaaataaagaaaaccagttctgaaatagaaaatagaaaggaCTCAATGCTATAAAGCTATTCTGAACTTGTTTGGATACAGGTTTGATATTTATCTTCTGATCAATGAGACCGATTTTTTTCCATCCCCATTttggatagaaaaaaaaacaacacaataAAGTTTCCTAGGACATAGAAAAGagttcctttcctttctcctgtgaATGTGTTGGAATTAAAAATGTAGCCAGCCAAAGGTTTGATGAAACCACATGCTTGAATCATACAGGCTTGGTAACAtcagatgaaaaaataaatagataaaagaTGACACATTTTAAACTCAGTCTCCTTAATAATACAAAAATGCACAGACTGCACTATTTGGATTATTAACGAACCCAACAGTGCATCTATCAAGCAGAACCATCCACCCACATAACCAGAACAAAGTAATGGTGGCTTTTCAAGGAAAACAAGACAATCTTCCacctttttaataattttcagcaGATTTCAGCattcaaaatgcattttcatgtTGAGTCCTAGATGACTACACAATTATGGCTTAGCAGACGATGAAATGTGTAAAACTACTTTGGGCAATACAATTAACAAACATAATTATCAATCAATAAAGGACGGTCATTAAAAGTTTGCTACAAGCCATTATTCACAATTCAGAAAAAGCTTTGACTCAGGAAAAAAGATCAACAGAAGAAGTGAATTCTCAAAGTGCAGCAGTATTTCAGTCTCTAGACCATTAAcaggaaacaaatgaaaataacctatggtttctctttttttgcacAGCAGATATTTGTGCTTAGCTGGAGAGGCAATAAACCAGCATTTGAATAgatttctctctcatttttcaTGCCCAAGGTTCCCTTAGATTTGACATTATTTTCTACCTTAGTTACATGAATTTGCATGCAATTTTGCAAGTGAGACTTTAGAAAAATCATTGAGTAATGTCAGTCTGTTGTCTCCTACACCTCTCAACTAGAGAATAAAATTCTGCATGtatcagaaatgtatttttcacgaggaagagcaaaaggaataTTTGCAGTCCTGCAGTTCAGGAGTTCATCCTCAATTACCTCCTCCCGCTCATGCTGTATCCTCTGGTTCTCCAGGAAACGAACTCTGTTCCGTGAGAACCTGTTGAAGGTGCAGATTAAATGTTCATTCTTACATTCCTGTGATGTGCTTCTGAAGAATATGAAATCATTTAGAATCAACTTTTGATTCTCAAAATACTCCTGAAGCACCAAGCAAGCACTCCAGGTGCTGTCTCTGGGGCACTTGTCTTTATTGGCAATCTGACCCCAGTTCCAGGGCTGTGGCCCTGCTATCTCCTACACCAACACCAGCTGCTTTGTTCCTGGCCCCATGTTTGGAGACAGTCATCTGCTTGTTcctaaacaaaaccaaaaaggcTCCTCTGAGAGTGGTTTGTGTCTCTTCACACCAGGCAAATAACTGTGAACACCCACGGTGCCAAATCCAGCTCCTTCTGACCAGAATACTCTTCCAGCTGAGTCCCAGGCAGCCTTCTGTCCTCAGAGCTCTGGCCATTCCCTCATGCCTTCCCAGGACAAACCACACACCTATTCTGGCACACAGCCCTCTCATTAGCACAGGCTTTtgcattaattattttaaaatggaaataaaaaaaatctacctgCATAAATATGTATGTTCTAGGAGTGATAGCAGTGGGTCCAGAGCAGAcccacacaggtgacactgagcaTCCAGAAGGTGACTGTGTTTCAGCACCAGGAGCCCTGAGCTGTATGGACAGTTTATCCAACTGCATTTTCTATTCAGGGTCACTGTACTAGGAAGGCCCAGGAAAAGAGTATAGATGCATGaagaaacagcaggaaagaTCCTTTCCAACTGTAGAGCAGAAAGTACTGATCTAAAATCCAGGAAGAAccaaggagctgcagaaacacTAGAGGGAGGCACTGTTACACACATGAGTTGTTGGTTGCACAGTGGAGATTGCTCCAGATTTAATTTGGATTCTACATTATTAATCAGAAGCAGAATATGCAGCACAATGTATCCTCCAGCAACACACAGAGTGTGAAACAGATGTAGCTCATTAAAATCAGCCAGCCCTTTACACACCTCGTTGTTCAGGGGGAGATCCAAAGAACAAATCTTCTGCAACACAAAATTaaccaaatacatttttatactTATCCACTCTGAAGTGGAATGGATCTGCAGTCAGGAAGACCTGTACCATTCAAATAACGTAGCATTACATTACTAGAATACAGTAGTTTTCTGTTCAAATTAATCACTCTTTCCATCACCATGTCTTTAGTGAGGAATCTGCTGAATTATATCCACAAGCTCCTATTCACAGTGTGAGGTTCCTGGCCTCAGCAGTATTCATCACTTGTAACAAAAATGTAAGCCTGCATCCGACTTCAGTGGATTTAcacaaaagctgaaaaaaattcctcttttgCTTAGTAAAAGGCAAAACCTCCTAAAGGAAGAAGTGAGCACACAGTTCTTTCAAGACAGCTCCTGTAAaatccaccaccaccacaggaGACAAGGTTTAAGAGTATATGAAAATCTAACATCGTCATGATAAGGCCCAAAGTTTATGCCTGACATTTAGAAGAACAAGTGATATTTTAAGTGTGGCAGTgaggattaaaaagaaaagatgactAAATTCTATTAATTTGCTAAATTTAATAAAGAACAATTGTACTTGATGCATAATGATTCCTAGAACATGTTTTAGCTGTGGAAGAAATCATCCTCTTAAGATGGAAGGGTATCTCCTGTTAAATCAGAACACTCTCCATGAGTATACTCATGTGATACTTTGGAGAACAACACTGGAATTTTAAGCTGAAAACTAATTTCAGTTTTGCCTGCATCCAGTCATGCTACCCGTGCCATAACAGACAAACACCCAGGATGTCAACAGGAGTGCTGCTGTGCTTTCATgtgtgaaagaaagaaacattttctgctgtaagacaagcagAACAGTATGTTTCAATCCAGCTGAGAACAGCAAGCAGCTCTCCTAAGTGTGCAATGAGGCAGAAGGCTGCTCCATGGCCAATTCCTGCAGTAAAGATGTCAAAATTGTTTAGAAAGGAGGACGAGTATTCTTTGCTGGAAGCACAGATACTTAACAGAGATAAGCACTAGCACTAAAGGATGTGTAGCAGCTATTGACAAATTCACTGGACTCTGCCAAAAAGGATGTCaaattccaaattatttttgtctgcCTCCATCTGATTTCATGCCCATGCTGTTAACTTGCTTTACACCACTCTAATGTCTCCTAACTACCTTCCTGAACCATTTCTGGAGTGTTCAGGAGGCaacaaatacattattttctctttttgcagtCATATCTCTTTTCTGAATTTAAGGATAAAATCTGTCTCCATGGGGAGGATCAACACTAGGCATAGGGATCATCTCTTCATTTAGTGCATTTATTCAGGTAAGATTCCAAATGTGAGGAGAGAGGCCCTGCACTCACCTTTCATGTCCCAGGAGGACATTATTCAGATCTTCATTTACTTGTATTAGCTCAACAACCACATCTTCATTCTCCACTGTCACCAACAATTCCATGATCCTCTCCTGCATCATCCGACAGGTCTTGTACAATTTCTGCCCGAGGCAAGGGAAcgaaaacaaagtaaaaatctTAACTGTGGTCTCTCAGTGTATCAGTTCTGGAGATGAATGATAAGGACACTCCAACACTGCAGAATCACAGGTAACATTCTTCATTTATACAAACCACAGGGGTACCAACCATTGCAAACAGAACAATGTCCATGTCTTTGATCTTTGCAATGCAGGGTCACAACTCCTACCACCACATCACTCCTACGCAACCCACCTCTTGCCTACCTCTCCACTCACCTTCATTTCTAAAGATATATGTGTCTCTAAAGCCTCAATTACAAATTGCAAGATAACAAAGTCCCCTCTGGGTGATGTAGAGCCAATGTGATTTGATCCTGCTTGAAGCTGATTAAACTCAGCAGGATacctggacacaatcctgttCAACATCTGCTTGGAGTAAAGACAATTTTAGTCTAAAGGTCAGAAATGCTCTGTGATAAGTCTCAAACTCCAACTGTTAATTTAAATGGGAAACCTGGATAAACTTAATCTATGGATTTTTAAGaagtttttttgtgaaaaacacAAACCTTAGAGAATCATCAGATAGGAGAATTATGAGAGTTTATTAGAAGAATTTTGCATTATTGCCTGGTGGAGTGGAAGACAGTCTGTTTATATTACTCCCCTCTGCAGATTTTGCATGttcaaagaaacaaattctTTAGCAACAGGAACTTTAACTCAGCCAACATCTTTTCTCCTTCACATTGCATTTGCAAATGCAGGCTGGCTCTgcttaaagaaacaaaaaagaagggggaaaacgACTGGTTTTGCACACTACTATTCAGAAATTGCTTTGATATTCAAAGTGATCtgatttttcctcaaaaaatccccacaacaaTACTTCAAGTAaatcaattatttatttaaaaagaaatttgcatCCCTTTGCTAGATCTGTGTCAGGACTGTAGAGTGCTATACTTTTCAGTACTCTATCTTCATGGCCCAGGAAAAAACACACAGCAATGTGTCCAGCCTAATGTGTGTAATTGCATTTAACACCTCCCTGACTCCACACATTACTACCtgatccacattttaaaaaatgtgtatttcttaTGACTCCATTACACAGGCAGACTGGCAAGCATCAATActcaacagagaaggaaattgaGACACTCATTTCAGGAATGGATTTGCCTGAAAACTGGAGTTTGACAATGCTGGAGTAGCAGCTGGAATAGAAATCATCAGTGATTCCAGTACATTTGTGCTAATTCTTACCAGCTGCTGATCTGGACCCAAATTCCTGCACATCCATGCACTATCTGTTCACTATGTCCATTCACCATCCAGGACAAAAGCTCGTTACTCTTCTTGGCTGATCCTGAACTATTCTTTCACTTCATTTATTGGCCAGCACATTATTTCCAGTGAAATATGATATCTTAAGCCTTGTCCAAAACAGGGTGGGGAAAGAGAGGATCCTGGCCACTAATGAAGATAAAGAACTGTAAACGCATTACACTGATCAAGTTCACCTTGCTACAATTTTTACTGAGGGACTCCAGACAATCTTAAGGACTAAAATCAATGTCTCCATCCAAGTCTAAACAAGCAGCTTTTTTAATACAGGATTTTGTTCTGTGGCAACAAAAGTCCAATCCAAGCAATCCAGGTAGTGCcactaacaaaaaaattacattaagcACTGTTCAAGGAACAAACTAGCCATGCCTAATGTTTTACACCACCCTGTGCACAggggaaaaagaacagaaagaacaaCAGTGAAAGGAATGAGTTTTCATTCACTCCCCCACATATGGAAACTCCACACCCTGTCCTCAACCTTTTGCCAGCAATTTTATTACTGGGAGTGTCAGGAAGAATCCACTGGTTTACTGTGGGCAGCTCAATCTGTGCACCCACATGCAGAAGTGCCACAGCAGGAGAcaggaaataaaagacaaaGTTTCCCTGTTTCCCAACCTTGTCATGGACTGGACAGAAGTGGTCAAACATAATTAACCAATGTATTCTCAACAGCACCCAGTCAAGTTTTGTTGCACAGGAAAATTTCTACACAGGAGAAGCGCACTCAAGGCTTgcaaaaattaaatcagttcTTCAAAACACTTAATGCTGCAAAACTGCCAAAAATGCCTCCTCATTGTAGCAGTTTGGAGATAAGGTTAGAAACAAAAGGATGTGGTAAAAGCTTTTTAAGTTCTCACAGACAACATGAAATTGAAAAGCTTCCATTAACATAGGTCACCATTGCAAAGCTGAAGTAATACTGTACTTTTAATTTCTAAACTGGAAAAAACAGCATAAGCACATAACATCACAGAAGGAACATGTACAGGTTCACTGTTGCATCACTGAACTATTGCAATATGCCTCCTTCAGGCTACTTTCAGAGCACATGAATTCCTCTGTAGCACAGCAAGCTCCCAAGCTTTGAGGTCACATGCATAAAGCCAATGCTTCATACTCCTCACTGGCCCTCAGTCTGCCTCTAAGGGACTGGTGATAATAAAGAGAGCTCTGCAAGCTCCAGGACGGATATGAGAGCGACACTGTGTCATCATCTATTCTCCAGCTGGAATGTTCTTGAGGCTGTTTGACAGAACATGCTCAACAGAGAACGCTCCATTATGAAATTCCTCTGCCATTGGAATTCCTTAGAGCTTAAATTTGCATTGCAAGCTGTATTGTCCTTTTCTGACTATTGAGATGTCAAGGGAAGGTGAAGGAGATGAAAGGAAGCCGAGCAAAACGAGAGATAGAAACCTGTTGTTGGGTTTCATTTGTCTATCTGAATCCAGATGTTAAAAGACAAGATATAATACTTTAAAAAGCAACTGTAACCAAACCAACAACCCCTATGAATGAATTATCATGTACCTGTAAAAGATTCATATCATCTGGATTTTCAGAGCCaggaacattttctttcaatattGATGACATGACTCTCACATTCATTTTTGCCATATCCAGTTCACTGTACAGTTTCCCAATCTGTTGGAATTCAACAGGAGAATATTGTGTAGGTGAACAGAGCAAGCTGAATAATTCTTACCTCTAATTTTACCACTTTCTTTCCCATTAGGTATAATATGGAGTTAATTAGCATTATTTTACTCTAGTAACATGCCATGGAAATGAATGGAATTAGTTCAGCTTTTAAATGTGCACTCAAACTAAGATCCAAGCCTGATAACGCtacttgttttccttgcagttaATCCCTCTCACTGATGCTACTGCTCCTCCTCTTAGTTATATACAGGGCAAGCAGGAATAGAACTGttctttccttcctgctttttACCATAACCTCTTCACACAAGCCTTATGTGCAAGTAAGTTTGGCTTTCCTGCTTATCTCTGAACAAGCTGTTATCAATTCGCAGAAGAGCATTTTAAGATGTGATTCGATACCCACACACTTGAGTAGCAACTCCACAAAGCTGAGAGCAGGAACCCAGAGCTACACCCTGTGAGCCCTGGGTGCCTCCAGTGGCAggcaggctgctccaggcacaCATTCACAGCACATTCCAGGAGCACCCACCCTCCCCTaaacctgcagtgctgcacctGCTCCGGGGTCAGCAACAACGTTGGGCCTGTGGGAAGAGGCAGGAAGGAATGTTTGGCAGGACTGGCAGAGGATGGGGATGACTTTGCACAAGACCAGGTTGAAAtctgtgaaaacagaaaaaaaacagagcttGGGTTGAACAGAATGGCAGCAGACATCCAGTGGAGAGAGGAACATCTCTCAGACTACACAACTGGGCAGGAGATTCCTCATAATCAGTGCTCCCAGGGAATTTGTTGAGCAAAACCTATTTACAAGAATCTAATGGCCATTTTGTAATGAAATGAAGCTTGGAAACCAAGTATCTTTGGAAAGGGTTTGCAAGTAAGTTCCATCACATGATAAAGTGGGAATGGCTCAAGAATAGGCTAGCAAGGAATAAATAACCCATCTAAGAGCAAAGAGTCCTGCCCAGAGTGCCACTGCAATTCTGCAATGAAGGACAGCCTGGAATGTGATCACATTTGGAAGCAGTAGAAGGGCTGGAGGGCTGAGTCTGGGTCTCTGCAGAAGGTAAATTACAAAAGTCTCCTGGACTGAAAAGGAGGAACAGTCTGAGAAAGCTtcatttgcatcacatctgaacTGACTGCTAAAAAAAGTTCACATGTAAACATCAGCCTGTACTACACACTACAAACTCTTCAATTCCTGGAGGCTGAGTTAAAAACTGTGTTCAGGTCTGCTGAGACAAACAGAACATTTGCCACTGATTTTAACTGGCAAGTACATGAGGTAGACAAAATCATCTCTAATGTACTAggtgtggaaaaaaattggtaCCTATTGAGAGCATTCTTCACACAGCTTGTTCAAACAACCTTTAAATACATAAGCTTTTATGCACTCCACTATTCAACCAGCAGATCAAACTCAGGATAAATCTAAATTATTCCTGTCTGCACTGATTATGAACATCTAATTCTGCAACTGCAAGATTCCATGCAGTGATGGATGGCTTTCACACTGCCCAAACTCTTGtgaaaattcttaaaaaaaaaaagaaatctagaaAGAATGGCATTAAACTATGTACTGTATTTTCAGCTGCTGTACAGTGCTCAAATCATATTTAATGTCCTAAATGCCACACAATACTACCTATGACATAGGCTTAAATAACACTTACTGTGCAAGCTGGAGAGATACATAGACAATAGTCTTTTCTTATAGATTTCTCTCCATTTAATCTTAGAGACAGATGATGCTCCTATTCTCAACAGTACGTGTTTTTGTAAAAAACCTTACTCATTTTTGTTGAGGCTTTCAGAAGATGACAAGTTTGGAGCACTAAACACTCATTTATTTTGAAGTAAACTACACACACAAATCTTCAAAAGTCTCAAGTCAGAGATGCTTCATTCCTGAGAACATATGCATGAATCTGTActtggaaatgaaataaattactaTGTAGGTCAGGTTTCTTTGTTGTTACCTTAGCTGTTATAACTGGAACTGATTCTTTCTCATGTGCTTACATAGATTGGTCATATTCTACCCCGgagcatttaaataaaaaaccccagatcAAACTTCTGTGCCTTCTGTGTCCCATAAAATGAACACATCCCATTCCTGAAGTGTCCTTGTGTATCCTCACCTTAGATCCACCACTGCTGGTGTTGGAGGATGGAAACTCCACTCCTTTCTTCAGCAATTCTAGGTAAACTTCTTTTACTTCACTCACATCCACCATCCCTTGAAAACCTCGTGCCCAAACCTGGTTTTGAAATATCAGGGACAGTAACAGTCACAGAAATGGTCAGTCAGTGGGTCAGTCAAGTGCATTTAAAATGTATGGTCCTAAAGACAGGTCATTCCCTTCTTTCACTCTGGACAACTCCATTCAGTGCAACAGGAACCACAACAGCTCCAAAGTTAAGGTCTGCTTTCAGAAGAGGCTCCCAGGATTTAAACAGGCTGCACaattaaacatttaattaaaCAGGCTGCACAATCAAACATTTACCACGTGGCAGAAACACTATGAACACTCAGTTTACTGCAGACTCACCATGATAAAGGTCagtattttctcctgcatgTCAATGGGCAGGTTGTATCTTGGGTTCAGCAGTTTCACCAGCTTGTCTTTGCAGAAATCCTTCTTCACAACTAAAGACTGGAATCTTGGGCCACAGTTTTCCATACACATCtcaagcagctgcacacacacaaaaaaacatcTGTTACACAATGAATAGAGGGGGAAAAGCCCCACAACTTGatggcttttctttctttttgtttaagtTGTTTCAAGGAACTATAGGGAAGAGTGGGGATGGATATGAACAGATAACTGCTGACTAGAATGCCTGACGAGGTCACTTCAGggaaacagcagctccctgtgtgCTCTGTTTTACCTGCACAGTCCAAAGGAGCTGTGCCAGAGTCACACAATCTTTAACAGAGTGCCATGGTCACAGTTGTTTCCATGTTACTGCATTTACTGAACATACAGCTGGAAATCCGCCCATATCTTAAAAATTACTTGTACAGCTTCAGCAATAGAATTAATTCACTGCCTTGCACATAGATACCCTGGTCTTAGAGATTCTGAAGAGCTCtgcaagagaagaaaatcagaTTACTAAATGCCCGTCCTCTAATCTGCCCTGTAAGTGAGGGACTAATGATAAAACAGGACAGAACAAATTCACCAACATGGAGCACAATTTCTCCATGTGTTTCAAAGGTCACATTGATTTGAAACAGATGAGCTGAAATGTTCCAGTTGTCAGATTCATCTTCATGAAGGAAGTCTACTTCCAAAACCCTGCTTCAAATGCTTAGAGCATGAGCCCTTCAAGCACCATGCCTGCCCTATCAAACACAGAAGGATGTGgtaaatatgtaatatttctCCCTTGTACATCTGGAAGTGGCTGATTACAATCCCCATTTTGCAGAAGAGAT
This window of the Poecile atricapillus isolate bPoeAtr1 chromosome 17, bPoeAtr1.hap1, whole genome shotgun sequence genome carries:
- the TOM1L1 gene encoding TOM1-like protein 1 isoform X1, whose translation is MAFGKAPKDPFGTAVGSLVERATRGSLQTEEWGQFMHICDLISATEEGPKDAVKALKKKLSKNCNHKEIRLTLSLLEMCMENCGPRFQSLVVKKDFCKDKLVKLLNPRYNLPIDMQEKILTFIMVWARGFQGMVDVSEVKEVYLELLKKGVEFPSSNTSSGGSKISTWSCAKSSPSSASPAKHSFLPLPTGPTLLLTPEQIGKLYSELDMAKMNVRVMSSILKENVPGSENPDDMNLLQKLYKTCRMMQERIMELLVTVENEDVVVELIQVNEDLNNVLLGHERFSRNRVRFLENQRIQHEREELYRKQPSAPSGDLLGLSIDSPSSVSAVVQSDPAVSSPGNGLSAHPEDKTRPHPSIYPQLDSATPTKVHQSPFAAEAQNNSSRSPAGHIYSNVSTYSNLTTLLSPVPLNPISLQAVQTVPSNGPAPAATSKNKSQSPHYYEIMEFDPLAPTEPVYEEIDDVLKTKVKKNTD
- the TOM1L1 gene encoding TOM1-like protein 1 isoform X2, translating into MCMENCGPRFQSLVVKKDFCKDKLVKLLNPRYNLPIDMQEKILTFIMVWARGFQGMVDVSEVKEVYLELLKKGVEFPSSNTSSGGSKISTWSCAKSSPSSASPAKHSFLPLPTGPTLLLTPEQIGKLYSELDMAKMNVRVMSSILKENVPGSENPDDMNLLQKLYKTCRMMQERIMELLVTVENEDVVVELIQVNEDLNNVLLGHERFSRNRVRFLENQRIQHEREELYRKQPSAPSGDLLGLSIDSPSSVSAVVQSDPAVSSPGNGLSAHPEDKTRPHPSIYPQLDSATPTKVHQSPFAAEAQNNSSRSPAGHIYSNVSTYSNLTTLLSPVPLNPISLQAVQTVPSNGPAPAATSKNKSQSPHYYEIMEFDPLAPTEPVYEEIDDVLKTKVKKNTD